The genomic stretch GTCCGGCGACCAACTCATGTGCGGAGACGTGCGCCTTGACCATGGTCATCCCTCGCTGGAAACCCCTGTTGTGTGTCTCACAGTGGGTACGGGGCGCACGCGGGGGTGCGTTCAAAGAATCCGTGACCGGGTGCCAATCCTGCCTTTCATTCAATTCTTCGAAAGGGCTTTCGAGTTTGCGTTGGCCGCACCCGACGGTCGTTCGACCTGCGGGTAACCGAGGGTAAATGGCCGGGTGCGGCCGCGCCTCACAGCAGTCCGAACTGATCGGCCCAGCCGTTGAGTTCGCGTGGAGTCGTATTGCCGCCGCACACCACGAGTCCGATCCGGGCACCGTCGCCGACCCGGGCCGCCACCTGCCGGGCCGCCGGCAGCAGACAGCCCGCGGCCGGTTCGGCCCAGACCTTGGCGTGCTCGGCGAGGTCCAGACAGCCCTGCACCGCCTCCCGGTCCGGGACCACCAGCACCTCCTCGACCAGCGCGGACACATGGTCGTACGTCAGCTGGGACACGGAGGGCGCGCTGAGCGTGGTGACCAGGGAAGACAGGGGTACCGGCACCGGGCCGCCCGCCTTCAGCGCGCCGGACATCGCCTCGGCGCCCTCGGTCTCCACGCCCCACACGCGCACTCCGGGGCGCTTGGCGGCGAGGGCCGCCGCGATCCCGGCGATCAGCCCGCCGCCCCCGATGCTGACGACGACGTCCGTCAGCGCCCCGTCCCCGGCGTCCTCGGCCAGCTCCAGCCCGACCGTGCCCTGCCCGGCGATCACCACCGGGTCGTCGAACGGGTGGACCAGGGTCAGCCCCTCGTCCCGCAACCGCGTCACCAGCTGGAACGCACTGTCCATACCGTTGGTCAGCCGCACCGACGCCCCCGCCTGCTCGGCGAGCGCGAGGGAACGCGCGGGCGCGGTACGGGGCATGACCACGGTCGCCTTCACATCGAGGGCGGCGGCCATCACCGCGAGGGCGATGCCGTGGTTGCCGCCGCTGACCGCGACCACGCCCGCGGCACGCTCGGCCTCGCTCAGCGACAGCAGTTTCGCCGTCGCCCCGCGGGCCTTGAACGAGCCGGTGCGCTGGAGCAGTTCGAGCTTGGCGGTGACCGGGACGCCGAGCAGCGCGGTCAGGCCCGGGC from Streptomyces roseochromogenus subsp. oscitans DS 12.976 encodes the following:
- a CDS encoding threonine/serine dehydratase, producing MIGSKEIEAAAERIAGHVVRTPTVASPGLTALLGVPVTAKLELLQRTGSFKARGATAKLLSLSEAERAAGVVAVSGGNHGIALAVMAAALDVKATVVMPRTAPARSLALAEQAGASVRLTNGMDSAFQLVTRLRDEGLTLVHPFDDPVVIAGQGTVGLELAEDAGDGALTDVVVSIGGGGLIAGIAAALAAKRPGVRVWGVETEGAEAMSGALKAGGPVPVPLSSLVTTLSAPSVSQLTYDHVSALVEEVLVVPDREAVQGCLDLAEHAKVWAEPAAGCLLPAARQVAARVGDGARIGLVVCGGNTTPRELNGWADQFGLL